The Agromyces sp. G08B096 DNA window ATGCCGATGCCCGCGGCCATCGACAGGAACGCGCTCAGGAGGATGAGCACGCCCGCGACGATCTCGCCCGCGCTCACGAGGCATCCTGCTTCGCCATGAACCGCGCGATCGAGATCGAGCCGACGACCGCGAACATCGCGAGCACCAGCAGGATCACGAGCGTGTCGGTGTGCCGGTTGATCGCCATCTCGGCGCCGAGCCCGCACATCGCGATCGCGAGCAGCACGTCGGTCGCGAGGGCGCGGTCGAGGATGGACGGGCCGCGGATGATCCGGACGACGGCTGCGAGGGCGCCGATGCCGAACATGATGCCCGCGGCGATGCTGATGAGCTGCAGGAAGGTCACATCTCCTCCTTCGAATGCGCGTCGCCCGAATACGCGTCGCCCGAGTGCGCGCCACCCGAGTGCGTGTCGTCGCGGATGCCTCGGCGCGGGGCATCCGCACCGGCTGCGCGTCGCTCGCGCCGTGCCCGCCGCACCGACTCCGCCTGCGCGCGCGTGCCGATCGCCAGCACGATCCGCTCCTCGGTGCCGAGCACGTTGCGACGCGTGCGGTCGATGTCGGCGGCCGTGCGCGTGCCCAGCGCATGCAGGTACAGCAGGCCGCGCTCGCGGTCGATGTCGACGACCACCGTGCCGGGCACGACGGAGATCGCCTCGGCCGTGAGCGTGGTCACGAGGTCGCTGCGGGTCAGCAGCTGCACGGCGATGAGCGAGTTCATCGGCTTCCACCATGGCCAGATCGCGAGGCCCGCGACCTGGAGCGACGCGACCACGACGTCGAACATCATGCGGAGGCCGAGCAGCAGGCCACGCCACGGGTTGAACCGGCCGGAGAGCAGCACCGGCGGCAGGTACAGCGCGCGCGTGACGCCGATGGCGAGGAGCACTCCGGTCACCACGGTCAGCACGTCGATGTGGTCCCAGAGCAGCAGCCACAGCACCACGAGGGCGACGAGCAGCGGCAGCTGCCGCCACGCCGACCGCCACCGCGACGGCTCGTGACCCTCGGCCCGCGCCGGGTTCATCGGATGCCTCCGGGGAACACCATCGACACGTACATGTCGGGGTCGACGAGGTTCTCCGCCGCCCGGCCGGTGAGGTCGAACAGCGGTCCCGCGAAGACCGTGAGCAGGAGCGTCACCGCCACGAGGGCCGTCGTCGCGGTTACCATGAGCCACGGCGTGGTGCGGGTCGCGGTCGTCGTGGACGTGCCGCCCTCCCATTCCTGCACGGAGTTCAGCAGCACCGACTCGTAGCCCTCGAGCTCGTCGCGTCCCCGCCAGAACGCCATGTTCCAGAACCGGGTCAGCGCGTACAGCGTGATCAGCGACGTCACGGCGCCCGCCGCGATGACCGCCCAGGTGAGCCACGCCGGGCCGCCGACGTCCGCGGGGGCGCCTTCGGCGCCGGCGACGAAGAGGCCCACCTTGCCGAGGAACCCGGAGAACGGCGGGATGCCGCCGAGGTTCAGGGCCGGCAGGAAGAACAGGATCGCGAGCAGCGGCGACGCCTTCAGCAGGCCCGCGAGCCCGTTGATCGAGGTCGCCCCGCCGAACCGCTCGATGAGCCCCGTCGTGAGGAACAGCGCGGTCTGCACGGTGATGTGGTGGACGACGTAGTAGATCGTCGCGGCGAGGCCGAGCTCCGTCGACAGTCCGATGCCGAAGATCATGTAGCCGATGTGGCTGACCAGCGTGAACGAGAGCAGACGCTTGATATCGGCCTGGGTGAGCGCGCCGAGGATGCCGACGAGCATCGTCAGCCCTCCGATCACGAGCAGCAGCGTCGATAGGTCGCTCTCTGTGAAGATCACGGTCTCGGTGCGGATGATCGCGTACACGCCGACCTTGGTGAGCAGGCCCGCGAACACGGCCGTGACCGGCGCGGGCGCCGTCGGGTAGGAGTCGGGCAGCCAGAACGACAGCGGGAACACGGCGGCCTTGATGCCGAACGCGATGAGCAGCAGCAGGTGCAGGATGAGCTGCACGCTCGACGGGAGCTCCGCGATCCGCACCGAGAGCTGCGCGATGTTCGCCGTGCCCGTCGCCCCGTAGATGAGCGCGATGGCGCTGAGGAAGAACAGCGACGACACGAGGCTCACGATGATGTAGGTCACGCCCGCCCGGATCCGCTCACCGGTGCCGCCGAGCGTCAGCAGCACATAGCTCGCCGACAGCAGGATCTCGAACCCGACGTAGAGGTTGAACAGGTCGCCCGCGATGAAGGCGTTGAACACGCCCGCCGACAGGATGAGGTACGTCGGGTGGAAGATCGAGACCGGGGTCTCGCGGTGCTGGTCGGCGATGCCCTGCCCGACGGCGTAGACGAGGACGCCGAGGAGCACGACCGCGGAGATCACGAGCATGATGGCCGACAGCCGGTCGACGACGAGCACGATCCCGAACGGCGCCTCCCAGCCGCCGACCGCGACGACCGCGCCATGCCCGGTCTCGTCGACGTTCACGAGGAGGATGGCGGCGATCACGGCGACCGCGCCGAGGACGCTCGCCGACACCGCCATCTGCGCGCGTCGGTGGCGGCCGAGGATGAGGGCGACCGCGGCGCCGATGAGCGGCAGCAGCACGACGAGCGGGACGAGGACGGCGGTCACCGGCGCACCTCCCCGTCTCCGGGCCGGGCCGGCGCGGGCTCCTCGTCGCTGGCCTCGATGATCTCCTGGATGGCGCGGTCGTCGGCGGCGGAGGAGCGGATGAGGTCGGCCGCCTCCTCCGCGTCCTCCACGAGCTCGGCCTCGTCGTCGACGAGGTCGCCCTTCTCGCCGAGCTGGGCGAGCCACCAGGACCGGTAGATGAGCGCGAGCATGAACGCCGTGATGCCGAGGTTGATGACGATCGCCGTGAGCACGAACGCCTGTGGCAACGGATCGGAGATCTCCTCGGGGTCGACGCCCTCGCCGAGGATGGGCGCGAGGCCGGGGGCGCCGCTCATCAGGTAGATGAGGATGTTCACGGCGTTGCCCACGAGAAGGAACCCGATGAGGATGCGCGTGAGGCTGCGCTCGAGCATGATCGAGATCCCGGCTCCGAAGAGCACGGCCATCAGCACGACCAGGGTCAGCGACGCGGTCATCCGCGATCACCCCCGCCCTGCGAGGCCGCCGCCACCTCGCCCGTCGGGGCGCCCTCCGCCTGGCCGGTGCCGTGCTCGGTCGCGCCGAATCCGGGATGCTCCTCCTCCGACTCCTCCTCCTGTCGGTCGACCTCGGCGCCGAGCGAGCGCAGGATGTCGAGCACGAGTCCGATGACGACGAGGTACACGCCGATGTCGAAGAGGGTGGAGGTGCCGATCGACAGCGTGCCGAGCACGGGGACGTCGAGCTCGAACCAGCTCGACTCGAACACCGTCATCCCGAACACGAGCGATGAGGCGGCGGTGCCTGCGGCGAGCAGCAGCCCGGTGCCGAGCAGCCGCCCGGCGTCGACGGGCGCGGCTTCGCCGAGTTCGTAGCGGCCGCCGGCGAGGTACCGGGCGACGAGCGCGAGGCCCGCGAGCAGTCCGCCGGCGAAGCCGCCGCCGGGGGCATTGTGCCCGACGAAGAGCAAGTACACCGACACGACGATGGCGGGGTGGAAGAGCAGCCGCACGAGCACCTCGATGAGGATCGACCGGCGGCGCGGCGACAGGGTGCGCCCGGCGAGGAGCCAGGTCTGGCGGGTCTCGGCCGCCTCTGCCGCGGCATCCGTCTCGCCTTCGACCTCGGCGAGGCTCGGCCGCGCGGCGCGGATGCTGGATGCCGGCTCGGGGACGGGCCGCAACCGGTCTCGTCGGTTCGGCTGCTCCTCGAGCCGGGGCGCGCCCCCGGTGCGCCCCGAGACGAAGAGGAGGCTCGCCACGCCCGTCGCCACGGCGACGAGCACCGAGATCTCGCCGAGCGTGTCCCAGGCGCGGATGTCGACGAGCATGACGTTCACGATGTTCTTGCCGTGAGCCTCGATCGCGAGCGCGGGCAGCCCGTCGGCGATCGAGGGCTCCACGCGTGCGCCGAGCGCGATGAACCCGACGACGGCCATCACCACGCCGGCGACTCCGCCGATGATGCCGCGCACCAGCTTGTGCACCGGAGGATGCCGCTGCGCGATCTGCTTGGGAAGCCGGCGCAGCACGAGCACGAAGACAACGAGCACGATCGTCTCGACGAGGGCCTGCGTGAGTGCGAGGTCGGGCGCGCCCGACATGCCGAACAGGAGCACGAGGCCGTACCCGGTGACGCTCACGAGGAGCACGGCGGTCATGCGCTGCTTGACGACGGCTGCGGCGACGGCCGCGATCGCCATGACCGCGGCGAGGAAGGGCTGCGACGGGTAGTCCCAGAGCCGGACGCTGCCGGGCCAGGCGGTGTTCACGATGCCGGCGAAGCCGAGCCCCCCGATGAAGACCAGCACGATGAGGGCGAGATAGCCGGGCAGCCCGCGGTGCTGGATCGCCGTCGTGACCCACGCGGCGAACTGGTCGACGACCGAGACGATGCCGAGGTATCCGCGGCCCGAGTCGAGGATCGGCGGTAGCGCCGCCTGCATGCGCGCGACGCGGGCCCTCCCCCAGACGAGAAGCGCGCCGAGCGCGAACACGGCGAGCGACAGCCAGAGTGCCGGCTCGAGGCCGTGCCAGAGCGCGAGGTGGTACCCCGTTCCGCCGGGGAGCTGGTCGGCGTAGGCCGCGAGGAGCGGCTCGATCCACGCGATCGCGAAGGCGGCGACGAGGCTCGCGACGGCGAGCACCCCCGGCGCGATGCCGATGAGCGGACTCGGGCGGTGCAGCGGCGTGGGCGCGACGTCGGGGCGCGTGAAGAACGCCCCCCAGACGAACCGCACGCTGTAGGCCACCGTCAGCACGGAGCCCGCGAACGCGCCGGCGAGGGCCAGCCAGCCCCACGCGGCGATGGCGGACTCCCCGGATGTCGCGGCCTCGAGGAACGCCGTGAAGACGCCCTCCTTCGCCACGAAGCCGAGCAGCGGCGGCACGCCGGCCATGGATGCTGCGGCGAGGATCGCGAACCCGGCGATGACCGGCATGCGCCGGCCGAGCCCCGAGAGCTTCCGCCAGTCGCGCGTGCCGGCGGCGTGGTCGACGATGCCGACGATGAGGAACAGCGCCGCCTTGAACAGGGCGTGCGCGAGCAGAAGGGCGACGCCCGCGAGCGCCGCATCGTGCGTGCCGAACCCCGTGACGAGCACGAGGAAGCCGAGCTGGCTCACGGTGCCGTAGGCGAGCAGCAGCTTGAGGTCGTACTGCCGGAGCGCACGCCAGCCCCCGACGAGCATCGTCAGGCCGCCGAGGAGGATCACGATCGGATGCCACACCGTGAGGTCCGCGTACCCGGGGGCGAGTCGCGCGACGAGGTACACGCCCGCTTTCACCATGGCCGCCGCGTGCAGGTAGGCGCTCACCGGGGTCGGTGCCGCCATGGCGGCCGGCAGCCAGAAGTGGAAGGGCACGAGGGCGCTCTTGGAGATCGCGCCGACGAGCACGAGCGCGATGCCCCACTCGCCGGCGGTGCCCGTGACCGGCGACGCCACGAGCTCGGACAGCGACGTCGTCCCGCCCTCGACCGACAGCAGCACGAGCCCCACCAGCATCGCGAGTCCGCCGAATGTGGTGACCGTGAGGGCCTGCAGGGCGGCGCCGCGGCTCTCCTTCCGACCCGTGTAGTGGCCGATGAGGAGGTAGGAGAGCACACTCGTGGCCTCCCAGAAGGTGAACAGCACGAACACGTCGTCGGCCGTCACGAGCCCCAGCATCACGCCCGCGAAGGCCAGCAGCAGCGCGGCGAACCGGCCGAGCGCCGGCTCGTCGTCGTCGAAGTACCACGTGCAGTACGCCAGGACGAGCGCGCCGACGCCGGTGACGACCAGCGCGAGCAGCATCGCCAGGGCGTCGAGCCGGAACGACAGCGCGATGTCGAGCGCGGGGATCCAGGGGATGGACTCGACGAGCGGCTCGCCCGCCAGCACGTCGGGGAGTCTGGTCAGCAGCCAGACGAACACGGCGGCGGGCAGCAGTGCGACCACGAGGAACACCCGCCGGCCGAGCAACCTCGTCAGCAGGGGCGTCAGGAGGGAGAGGGCGCCGAAGGCGACGAGGCTGAAACCCATCCATCCTCCTCGCGCCGCGCATCCGTCCGGCTTCCAGCTTAACGGGCGGGTCCTGGCATCCCTCGGCCAGCCGCTAGCGTGGGCGTGTGATCCGCGTGCTGCTGTCCGTTCTCATGGGCGCCGGGCTCGCCGGCGTCGCCGCCTGGATCCTCTCGGCCGACGACGCGTGGAGTGGGCTCGTCATCCCGTGCGTCATCGCGTTCAGCGTGCTCCTGCCCCTCGTGCTCATCGTGGGCGGGCTCGCCGGGTCGGGCGGCCTCGCCGGGCTCGCCGGCACCCCCTCGGCCGACGATCTCGCACGAGCGGAGTCCGAAGGCCGGCTCGCGCTCGCCCGGGTTCGGCGCATCACTCGCACCGGCACCTCGATCAACGACCAGCCGGTCTGCGATCTCGACCTCGTCGTCGTGCCGCGCTTCGGCTCCCCGTTCGAGGTGCGCACCCGGCGACTCGTCGATCTCGTCGAGATCCCGAGGCTGCAGCCCGAGGAGGTCGTCGTCGTGATGACGGCCGAGCGCGGCCCCTCAGCCGCCACGATCGTGATGGACCCGCCCGACGACTGGGCGGTGCAGGCGAGGTCCGACGAGCGCGTTCGGGAGGTGCGCACGGCCCCGCCGTTCACCCCGGCGCCCGAGCACGCGCAGCGCGCCGGGCTCCGACGCATCCCGCCGGCGGTCTACGTCGTCGGCGCCCTCGTTGGCGCCGCGGTGGCGCTCATCCCCGCGTACCCGACGATCGCCGCACTCATGAGCGGACAGACGACACTCGGCGAGGTGCGCCATGCCGCCTCGGACGAGGGCAGAGCCGAGGCGGAGGCGGAAGCCGAGGCCGCGGCCGAGGCGGCCGCAGGCATGTTCGTCGGCGACAACGCCGAGCGGGCGGTGGGTCTGCTGGCCGAGGAGCTCGGCTCGCCGCAGGTGACGCAGCTGTCGTTCTGGGGCAGCCGGCTCTCGGCGGTGGCGCCGAGCGCGCCCGGTGCCGCGACGCTGGACGACTTCCTCGTCGAGCGCGACGGCGTCGAACGCACGGGCGCCTCGGCCGACCAGCCCGAGCCGGGCGAGCTCGAGAGTCTGCTCTTCGACGCGTCGGCCATCGACTACTCGGTCATGCCCGGCCTCATCGCCGAGGCCAGACGGCTGAGCGGCATCGAGGAGCCCGACCCCGACCGACCCGACCAGTGGGTGTACCTCGACCGCAGCACGCCGCCGGGTTCGGACGCGGCGCAGATCGTGTTCGACGTGCCGATCTCGGGCGAGTACTACGACGCGTGGATCACCTTCTCGACGACGGGCGAGGTGCTCGCGATGCGCGGCGGAGCGCCCGGATCCGCGAGCTATGAAGCGGAGCACGCCGGATGACCCGCCCCGACGCCGCACGACGGCCGATCCTCATCGACGCGGACGAGCTGGCCGCGCGCCTCGCAGAGCACCCCGAGCGCCGCGGCGCACGCACCGTGGTGCTCGACGTGCGCTGGTCGCTGCAGCAGCCCGACGGCCGCGACGCGCATCGTGCCGGGCACATCCCCGGCGCCGTCTACGTCGACCTCGACACCGAGCTCGCCGACCACGCGCGACAGGGCGAGGGGCGCCATCCGCTGCCCGGCGAGGCCGCCCTCACCCGCGCGATGCGGCGCTGGGGGCTCCATGACGGCGACACCGCCGTCGTCGTCGACGACCTCGCCAACCAGTCGGCCGCCCGGGCCTGGTGGCTCCTGCGGTACGCCGGTTTCGACGACGTCCGGATGCTCGACGGCGGGCTCGCGGCCTGGGTCGCGGCGGGGCATCCGCTCGAGACCGGCGACGTCGTTCCGGAACCGGGTGACGCGACCGCGCACTACGGCAGCATGCCGGTGGCGGGCATCGACGAGGCGGCGGCGATCGCCGCTGAGGGCGTGCTGCTCGACGCGCGGGCCGGCGAGCGATACCGCGGGGAGGTGGAGCCCGTCGACCCCGAGGCCGGCCATATCCCCGGGGCGATCTCCGCGCCGACGGCGGCGAACGTCGGGGCCGACGGCAGGTTCCTCGCTCCCGACGCGCTGCGGACGCGCTTCGCCGAGCTCGGTGCGGTGCCCGGCGCCCGCGTGGGCGCGTACTGCGGCTCCGGCGTCACGGGTGCGCACGAGGTCGCCGCACTCGCGCTCGCGGGCATCGACGCGGTGCTCTACCCCGGCTCGTGGAGCCAGTGGTCGCGCACCGACCGGCCGGTCGCGACGGGCGCGGAGCCGGGCGGCGCGGAACGCGGCGCGGCCGGGCCGAGCGAGGCCGAGCCCGCACCTGGCCCGGACGGCGCCGAATCCTGACCGGACGCGCGCCGACCACCGATCACGCCGGTGCGACCGGTTCCTCCGGCCGGCGCCCCACGCCCACGATCGTGCCGATGTCGACGCGCGCGACGCCGTGATCGCGGAGCGCCGCGACGAACCGCCCGCGGACGCGCTCGCGCGTCTCGTCGTCGAGATCGGCGACGAGTCGCTGGCGGCCCGTGCCGAGCACGAGGCGCCAGGCGAGGTCGTCGTCGAGGTCGAGATGGCGCGGCACCTCTTCCGCGCGAACGTCGACCAGACCGAGCGTGTGCAGCCAGTGCGCGAGGGCGCCCGCGGTGCCGGGCTCCTCGTGCCGCTGCATCCGTTCCCGGAAGCCGGCGACGGCGTCCTCGCCGGCCTCCGCCTCGACGGCGGACACCAGCAGTTCGGTGAAGCCGCTGAACGCGTCGGCGCCCCACAGTGTGATCGCCACCCGTCCGCCGGGCTTCGCGCGGGAGACGAGCTGCCGCGCGCCGGCGTCGAGGTCGTCGAAGAAGAAGACGCCGAGCACGCACTGCACCAGGTCGTACCCCTCGGTCTGCCACTCCGCCACGTCGGCGACGTGGAAGGAGAGCTGCGGCAGCAGGTCGCCCGCGGCGCCCTCACCGCGGCCGGCTCCGAGTGCGGCGGCGCGCGCCCGGGCGAGCTCGATCATCGGGGCGGCGACGTCGACGGCGTCGACCAGTCCGTCGGGTCCGACCAGCTCGGCGGTGGGCACGGCGGACGCGCCGTCGCCGCAGCAGGCGTCGAGCACGAGCTCACCCAACTGCGGGTCGGAGCGCAGGATCGTCGCCAGGGAGATCGGCTCCCACAGTTCCGCGTCGAGGTCCGCGAATGACGAGGCATCCTCGACGAATCTCCTGACGGCATCACGCACGTCGGTTTGTTCCCCCATGGGTATATCATGCCGCCTGCCGCCCCCGGCGGCGAGGATCGCGCCCGGCTGCGCCGCGAATCGGCTCGACTCAGGCAATCGTGATGCGGAGGGGGCAGACTGGTCGGGTCCTGACCTCGATCGAAGTGAGCTCATCCATGAATCGCGCCATGCGCCGCGCCGCGCCCGTCGCGCTCGCCGCCGTCTCCGCCCTCGTCCTGGCCGGATGCGCCGGCGGCGGAGACGCCGAGTCGACCCCCACCCCGACCGCCGCCGCCTGCATGGACGTCAGCTCGGGCGACCTCTCCGACGGCGTGAAGGTCGAGGGCGACTTCGGCGCCGCCGAGCCGACGGCGACCTTCGACACCCCGCTCGAGACCAAGAAGCTCGAGCGGACCGTCGCCATCGAGGGCGACGGCGACGAGACCGCGGCGGGCGACGTCGTCGACGTCGTCATCAGCATGTTCTCGAGCACGAGCGGCGAGCGGCTCGTCTCCCAGCCCGCGCAGCTCGGCGTCGGCGACGACACCGTGCTCGAGGCGTTCGGCGCCTCGATCGACTGCGTCCCCGTCGGCTCGCGCACCGTGACCGTCGCCCCCGCCTCCGCGGTGTACGGCGACCAGGGCAACGAGACCATCGGTGTCGCCCCGGGCGAGGCGGTCGTCATCGTCGCCGACGTCACGGGCATCGTCGAAGAGCCGACCCCCGAGCCGCTGCCGACCCCGGCCGAGTGGACCGAGAACGTCCCGGAGGTCACGTTCAACGGCGACGAGGCGCCCACCGTCGTGATCCCCGACGCTCCCGCATCGACCGAGCTGCAGCTGAAGGTCCTCGAGGAGGGCGACGGCGCCACGGTCGGCGAGGGCGACAGCGTCACCGTGCAGTACGAGGGCATCAACTGGGCCACGAAGGAGAGCTTCGACAGCTCGTACTCGCGCGGCGAGCCCGCCACGTTCTCCACCTCGGGCGTCATCACCGGCTTCGCCGCGGCGCTCGTCGGCCAGAAGGTGGGCACCAAGCTCATCGTCACGATCCCGCCGGAGCTCGGCTACGGCACCGACCCGGCCGCGCACGAGCTCGGCGGCCAGACGCTGGTGTTCGTCGTCGAGATCGAGGACACGCAGGCGGCCGAGTAGGGCCGGCGCACGACGAGGGCCGGGGCGATCGATCGCCCCGGCCCTCGTCGTCTTCGCGATGGTCGCCGGTCAGCCGGCCGCCGGCTCCTGCCGGGCCGCGACCGCCGGCGCCGCCTGACGCGGCTGCAGCCCGCGCGCCACACCGGCAGCCTCCAGGCGGGCGGCGATGGACCGGCCGACCCAGATCGCCGCCACGTTCGAGGCCGTGCCGATCACGGCATACGCCGCCTGCATCCACACCGGGTTCGCGCCGAAATCGAGGTAGGCCATGGAGTACAGCGAGTACGCGAGCCCGAACACGGCGGCCCCGACGTACCAGATCCAGGCCCGCCACGAGCGGTAGCCGCCGAGCGCGATGGGGATCTCGATCATGGCGCCGACCATGAGGGAGGTGAGGATCGCGGACGGACCCTGCGGCGTGAGCCCGGCGTTGACGATGCCTGCGATGAGCCCGGTCAGCAGCGCCGTGCCCGGGCGCCGGATCAGGGCGAACGCCACGACGAACGGCACCGTCCACACGCCGGAGAGCACGGCGTAGAGCAGCGGCATCGCGGCGGCGATCGACGCCGAGATCCAGTTCAGTGGCACGAGCAGCAGTCCGCCCGCCGTGCCGATGGCGGCGCAGGTGAGCAGGATGCGGGTGGGCAGCTTCACGTCGGGTCTCCTGTCGGGGGTGCGGTGGGCGCCGGCGG harbors:
- a CDS encoding monovalent cation/H+ antiporter complex subunit F, which codes for MTFLQLISIAAGIMFGIGALAAVVRIIRGPSILDRALATDVLLAIAMCGLGAEMAINRHTDTLVILLVLAMFAVVGSISIARFMAKQDAS
- a CDS encoding Na+/H+ antiporter subunit E; translated protein: MNPARAEGHEPSRWRSAWRQLPLLVALVVLWLLLWDHIDVLTVVTGVLLAIGVTRALYLPPVLLSGRFNPWRGLLLGLRMMFDVVVASLQVAGLAIWPWWKPMNSLIAVQLLTRSDLVTTLTAEAISVVPGTVVVDIDRERGLLYLHALGTRTAADIDRTRRNVLGTEERIVLAIGTRAQAESVRRARRERRAAGADAPRRGIRDDTHSGGAHSGDAYSGDAHSKEEM
- a CDS encoding Na+/H+ antiporter subunit D — encoded protein: MTAVLVPLVVLLPLIGAAVALILGRHRRAQMAVSASVLGAVAVIAAILLVNVDETGHGAVVAVGGWEAPFGIVLVVDRLSAIMLVISAVVLLGVLVYAVGQGIADQHRETPVSIFHPTYLILSAGVFNAFIAGDLFNLYVGFEILLSASYVLLTLGGTGERIRAGVTYIIVSLVSSLFFLSAIALIYGATGTANIAQLSVRIAELPSSVQLILHLLLLIAFGIKAAVFPLSFWLPDSYPTAPAPVTAVFAGLLTKVGVYAIIRTETVIFTESDLSTLLLVIGGLTMLVGILGALTQADIKRLLSFTLVSHIGYMIFGIGLSTELGLAATIYYVVHHITVQTALFLTTGLIERFGGATSINGLAGLLKASPLLAILFFLPALNLGGIPPFSGFLGKVGLFVAGAEGAPADVGGPAWLTWAVIAAGAVTSLITLYALTRFWNMAFWRGRDELEGYESVLLNSVQEWEGGTSTTTATRTTPWLMVTATTALVAVTLLLTVFAGPLFDLTGRAAENLVDPDMYVSMVFPGGIR
- a CDS encoding NADH-quinone oxidoreductase subunit K yields the protein MTASLTLVVLMAVLFGAGISIMLERSLTRILIGFLLVGNAVNILIYLMSGAPGLAPILGEGVDPEEISDPLPQAFVLTAIVINLGITAFMLALIYRSWWLAQLGEKGDLVDDEAELVEDAEEAADLIRSSAADDRAIQEIIEASDEEPAPARPGDGEVRR
- a CDS encoding Na+/H+ antiporter subunit A → MGFSLVAFGALSLLTPLLTRLLGRRVFLVVALLPAAVFVWLLTRLPDVLAGEPLVESIPWIPALDIALSFRLDALAMLLALVVTGVGALVLAYCTWYFDDDEPALGRFAALLLAFAGVMLGLVTADDVFVLFTFWEATSVLSYLLIGHYTGRKESRGAALQALTVTTFGGLAMLVGLVLLSVEGGTTSLSELVASPVTGTAGEWGIALVLVGAISKSALVPFHFWLPAAMAAPTPVSAYLHAAAMVKAGVYLVARLAPGYADLTVWHPIVILLGGLTMLVGGWRALRQYDLKLLLAYGTVSQLGFLVLVTGFGTHDAALAGVALLLAHALFKAALFLIVGIVDHAAGTRDWRKLSGLGRRMPVIAGFAILAAASMAGVPPLLGFVAKEGVFTAFLEAATSGESAIAAWGWLALAGAFAGSVLTVAYSVRFVWGAFFTRPDVAPTPLHRPSPLIGIAPGVLAVASLVAAFAIAWIEPLLAAYADQLPGGTGYHLALWHGLEPALWLSLAVFALGALLVWGRARVARMQAALPPILDSGRGYLGIVSVVDQFAAWVTTAIQHRGLPGYLALIVLVFIGGLGFAGIVNTAWPGSVRLWDYPSQPFLAAVMAIAAVAAAVVKQRMTAVLLVSVTGYGLVLLFGMSGAPDLALTQALVETIVLVVFVLVLRRLPKQIAQRHPPVHKLVRGIIGGVAGVVMAVVGFIALGARVEPSIADGLPALAIEAHGKNIVNVMLVDIRAWDTLGEISVLVAVATGVASLLFVSGRTGGAPRLEEQPNRRDRLRPVPEPASSIRAARPSLAEVEGETDAAAEAAETRQTWLLAGRTLSPRRRSILIEVLVRLLFHPAIVVSVYLLFVGHNAPGGGFAGGLLAGLALVARYLAGGRYELGEAAPVDAGRLLGTGLLLAAGTAASSLVFGMTVFESSWFELDVPVLGTLSIGTSTLFDIGVYLVVIGLVLDILRSLGAEVDRQEEESEEEHPGFGATEHGTGQAEGAPTGEVAAASQGGGDRG
- a CDS encoding sulfurtransferase; amino-acid sequence: MTRPDAARRPILIDADELAARLAEHPERRGARTVVLDVRWSLQQPDGRDAHRAGHIPGAVYVDLDTELADHARQGEGRHPLPGEAALTRAMRRWGLHDGDTAVVVDDLANQSAARAWWLLRYAGFDDVRMLDGGLAAWVAAGHPLETGDVVPEPGDATAHYGSMPVAGIDEAAAIAAEGVLLDARAGERYRGEVEPVDPEAGHIPGAISAPTAANVGADGRFLAPDALRTRFAELGAVPGARVGAYCGSGVTGAHEVAALALAGIDAVLYPGSWSQWSRTDRPVATGAEPGGAERGAAGPSEAEPAPGPDGAES
- a CDS encoding class I SAM-dependent methyltransferase, which codes for MGEQTDVRDAVRRFVEDASSFADLDAELWEPISLATILRSDPQLGELVLDACCGDGASAVPTAELVGPDGLVDAVDVAAPMIELARARAAALGAGRGEGAAGDLLPQLSFHVADVAEWQTEGYDLVQCVLGVFFFDDLDAGARQLVSRAKPGGRVAITLWGADAFSGFTELLVSAVEAEAGEDAVAGFRERMQRHEEPGTAGALAHWLHTLGLVDVRAEEVPRHLDLDDDLAWRLVLGTGRQRLVADLDDETRERVRGRFVAALRDHGVARVDIGTIVGVGRRPEEPVAPA
- a CDS encoding FKBP-type peptidyl-prolyl cis-trans isomerase codes for the protein MRRAAPVALAAVSALVLAGCAGGGDAESTPTPTAAACMDVSSGDLSDGVKVEGDFGAAEPTATFDTPLETKKLERTVAIEGDGDETAAGDVVDVVISMFSSTSGERLVSQPAQLGVGDDTVLEAFGASIDCVPVGSRTVTVAPASAVYGDQGNETIGVAPGEAVVIVADVTGIVEEPTPEPLPTPAEWTENVPEVTFNGDEAPTVVIPDAPASTELQLKVLEEGDGATVGEGDSVTVQYEGINWATKESFDSSYSRGEPATFSTSGVITGFAAALVGQKVGTKLIVTIPPELGYGTDPAAHELGGQTLVFVVEIEDTQAAE
- a CDS encoding ECF transporter S component, whose amino-acid sequence is MKLPTRILLTCAAIGTAGGLLLVPLNWISASIAAAMPLLYAVLSGVWTVPFVVAFALIRRPGTALLTGLIAGIVNAGLTPQGPSAILTSLMVGAMIEIPIALGGYRSWRAWIWYVGAAVFGLAYSLYSMAYLDFGANPVWMQAAYAVIGTASNVAAIWVGRSIAARLEAAGVARGLQPRQAAPAVAARQEPAAG